The proteins below are encoded in one region of Streptomyces roseirectus:
- a CDS encoding ArnT family glycosyltransferase yields MTSTLPAVTAPKVTARHTVVPAPRPARPSRRPDLLLCAALLTAILAVQGWNIAAYPTFSDDEGTYLAQAWAVQEGKGLAHYTYWYDHPPLGWLQLALLTWIPKAFSAGAMTVGSMRAVMLVVTAASAVLLYVLGRRLSLPRWAAGLGMALFGLSPLSVVLQREIFLDNLAVMWTLLAFALAASPSRHLWHHFGAGIAAATAVLTKETMLFVLPAVLLTMWRHSHRDTRKFALTGAVTACVLIGVSYPLFALLKGELLPGSGHVSLWDGVKYQMTRPGSGFILDNGSGAHGVLRSWLYYDRVLIVGGLAGALLLLLTWRWSVTARALAGPSLAVAILAAVALRPGGYLPAMYVIQALPFLALVLAGAVASVAHTVVHKGRRPGERRWVRDARYALAAGLALAAAVYVVPRWYDGDRTAVTADANGPYRSASSWLAREVDDPARTRVLVDDALWLDLVHAGYEPGLGAIWFYKADLDPAVTKTLPNGWKDVDYVVASPTVRRDARDLPTVKAALTHSTPVAVFGAGDDRIEIRRIGGQR; encoded by the coding sequence GTGACCTCCACCCTCCCCGCGGTGACCGCCCCGAAGGTCACCGCGCGACACACCGTCGTGCCCGCACCCCGCCCGGCACGCCCCTCCCGCCGGCCCGACCTGCTGCTCTGCGCCGCCCTGCTGACCGCGATCCTCGCCGTCCAGGGCTGGAACATCGCCGCCTACCCCACCTTCAGCGACGACGAGGGCACCTACCTCGCGCAGGCGTGGGCCGTCCAGGAGGGCAAGGGGCTCGCCCACTACACCTACTGGTACGACCACCCGCCCCTCGGCTGGCTCCAACTCGCCCTGCTCACCTGGATCCCGAAGGCGTTCAGCGCCGGCGCGATGACCGTCGGGTCGATGCGCGCGGTGATGCTCGTGGTCACCGCCGCCAGCGCCGTCCTGCTCTACGTCCTCGGACGACGGCTCTCCCTGCCCCGCTGGGCCGCCGGGCTCGGCATGGCCCTGTTCGGGCTCTCGCCGCTGTCCGTCGTCCTCCAGCGCGAGATCTTCCTCGACAACCTCGCGGTCATGTGGACGCTCCTCGCGTTCGCGCTGGCCGCCTCCCCGAGCCGCCACCTCTGGCACCACTTCGGCGCCGGGATCGCCGCCGCGACGGCCGTCCTCACCAAGGAGACGATGCTCTTCGTCCTGCCCGCCGTGCTGCTCACGATGTGGCGGCACAGCCACCGCGACACCCGCAAGTTCGCCCTCACCGGCGCGGTCACCGCGTGCGTCCTGATCGGCGTCTCCTACCCCCTCTTCGCCCTCCTCAAAGGGGAGTTGCTGCCGGGCAGCGGACACGTCTCGCTCTGGGACGGCGTCAAGTACCAGATGACCAGGCCCGGTTCGGGGTTCATCCTCGACAACGGGTCCGGTGCGCACGGGGTGTTGCGGTCCTGGCTCTACTACGACCGCGTCCTGATCGTCGGCGGGCTCGCGGGCGCGCTGCTGCTCCTGCTCACCTGGCGCTGGTCCGTCACCGCCCGCGCGCTCGCCGGGCCCTCCCTCGCCGTCGCGATCCTCGCGGCCGTCGCGCTGCGGCCCGGCGGGTACCTGCCCGCGATGTACGTCATCCAGGCGCTGCCGTTCCTCGCGCTCGTCCTCGCCGGGGCCGTCGCGTCGGTCGCGCACACCGTCGTCCACAAGGGGCGGCGTCCGGGGGAGCGGCGCTGGGTGCGTGACGCGCGGTACGCGCTCGCCGCCGGGCTCGCGCTCGCCGCCGCCGTGTACGTCGTGCCGCGCTGGTACGACGGTGACCGCACCGCCGTCACCGCCGACGCCAACGGCCCCTACCGGTCCGCCTCTTCCTGGCTCGCGCGCGAGGTGGACGACCCCGCGCGCACCCGCGTCCTCGTCGACGACGCCCTCTGGCTCGACCTCGTCCACGCCGGGTACGAACCCGGGCTCGGGGCGATCTGGTTCTACAAGGCCGACCTCGACCCGGCGGTCACCAAGACCCTCCCCAACGGCTGGAAGGACGTCGACTACGTCGTCGCCTCGCCGACCGTACGCCGGGACGCGCGCGACCTGCCCACCGTGAAGGCCGCGCTGACCCACTCCACTCCCGTCGCCGTCTTCGGCGCCGGCGACGACCGCATCGAGATCCGCCGTATCGGGGGCCAGCGTTGA